The sequence GTGGCATAGCCCCAAAACAAAGATACATCGTAGTATGTGGGCAGGTAACCGTGATAATCCGGATCGTTGGCAGTCAGGGCCGCTTTCAGGTAGTATTGTCCTGGTGTGACATTTGCAAAATTATAATAGCCCTGTGGTGAGGTGTATTGTGAATCAACCAAAGTCAGCAATACATCTCCGCTACTTGTAGAATCAGCTGAAATCAGGTAAACAAGGGCATTTTGGGCTACATTATTCAAGCCTTTTGTTACTAGTCCAGAAAGGCTAAAGTTGTTGTTTCCACAAGCACCATTTGTCCAGGAAGTAACGCCATAAAAATAATAGGCTTCACAGCTATTGCCATAAGTATTTCCATCGCAGCCGCATACCGGATCGTAAATGGCTGGGCAAGCCAGGTTAGAGTCAATTACACTTGTGTCAATGCAATTACCGCTAACAGTAGTTACCACAAAAATACTGTCGCAATAAGTATTGGTACAGCCCTGGTCGCTGATGGTCAAACAAACATTGTAATACCCGGAAGAAGCATAATGATGAACAGGGGTCGCGGCAGTAGAAGTATCACCATCGCCCAGATTCCAGTGGTATGATGCTGTATTGGTTCCGTGGATTGCATTGAATGCATAAGCGCCATTGGGCGTTCTGTGGGCAGTCCACTCTGCATCACAATTGGGGTTGCTGCTGTTAGGAACAGTTACGGTATTGCAGGTTCTTTCAAAGCATAGCGTACCGCTGTTGTTGATGATAATGGTCAGGCAAACCTGATAATCGCTTAAAACGGTATTGATGGGGGTAGAATAAGTATGTACAGGGTTTGCAGCATTGGAGGCATGTCCGTCACCAAAATCCCAGAAATAATACGAGTGATTGGGGGGGAGCAAGGAATCTGAACTGAAATCAACTGTATAATTATTCGCTTGGTAGGAAAAACCTGCATGGCCATTGAAGCAGCCACTGTCCACTACAGATGGTACATAGGCTGAATCACAAAAGCTGCTTGTACAGCCCATGCCGTCTTCTATCGTCAGGCAGGCATAATAGACACCTGTATCGGCATAAAAATGTTCCGGACTGATCAGGGAAGAACTGTTGCCATCCCCAAAATCCCAGTGATAACTCCAGGAGCTGTCGTTTGGAGAAGGATTAAACTTCATACCGCCAAAAGCACCGGTAATAAATGATTGAAAGCCAACACCGCAGTTGTTGTTATTGCTGCTGCAATCCATGGTGAAATCTACCCGTGCATAATTGATACTGCCTTGTGCGTTTTGTACCGTATCCTTCAAATATACATTTTTACAAGAATCCAGTGTACTGACGAAATACCTGATATTAGGGCCTGTCATAGCACCGTCAACTATGGTGTCGATGTAATACCCATTGGAATTGGTGTAAACCGTAATCACGCGGTTTGGTGCAGCGGGATTGCTGAATGAATCTGTTACAATGGTAACAGGATGCCCCACTTTGGCCAAATTCCCGGGCGCAATAGTTACATATCCTTCTATTACAAAATCATTTTGTGCCTGTATAGCTGAAGGCAGCATAAAGCCCAGCAAGGCGATTGTAAGTAAAATTGTTTTCAGGGTTTTCATAACTGTAGTTTTTTAGGTTTTTTTAAATCTGATTGACTCAAAGCTATTGGCTTACTTTATTTAATACAATCACATTTTTTGGCATTTTTCAAAGCTTTGAGTGCTTTTGTTTTAGTATTGTCAATCTGTTTGTTTTTATAAGTAATTGATTTTCAGTTATCTAATTTCAATTCGTAAATAACATTTCTCAGTCCTTTTCAAAAATCACCCACTTTTTGAAATCAGAATTTTATGAATTTTTCATACCGTTCGTACTTTTCGTTCTCTATCCTGAGCATATAATAACCTTCTGATAGGTCTTGAATGTCTATTTTATAATTCCCGCCACTTCTTTCAGCTTTCACATTGTGTATTTTTCCGTTCAGGTCTATAATGCTCCATTTGAAATCGGCATTTGATTCGGCTAATTTGACCATTAAATAATCGCTTGCCGGATTGGGATACAATTTCAGGTCTATGTTTTCCCGGCTTATAGCTTCAATGTTTGTAGGAATAATATTGACTTGTTTTGAAGCCACCTGAATGGGTTTTGCATTCATATTGTTGCTGATCAAAAGCACATCTTCAAAAGTAAATTCCAATGCCTGAAAGCCTTTGCCAATAAG is a genomic window of Chitinophagales bacterium containing:
- a CDS encoding PKD domain-containing protein, which translates into the protein MKTLKTILLTIALLGFMLPSAIQAQNDFVIEGYVTIAPGNLAKVGHPVTIVTDSFSNPAAPNRVITVYTNSNGYYIDTIVDGAMTGPNIRYFVSTLDSCKNVYLKDTVQNAQGSINYARVDFTMDCSSNNNNCGVGFQSFITGAFGGMKFNPSPNDSSWSYHWDFGDGNSSSLISPEHFYADTGVYYACLTIEDGMGCTSSFCDSAYVPSVVDSGCFNGHAGFSYQANNYTVDFSSDSLLPPNHSYYFWDFGDGHASNAANPVHTYSTPINTVLSDYQVCLTIIINNSGTLCFERTCNTVTVPNSSNPNCDAEWTAHRTPNGAYAFNAIHGTNTASYHWNLGDGDTSTAATPVHHYASSGYYNVCLTISDQGCTNTYCDSIFVVTTVSGNCIDTSVIDSNLACPAIYDPVCGCDGNTYGNSCEAYYFYGVTSWTNGACGNNNFSLSGLVTKGLNNVAQNALVYLISADSTSSGDVLLTLVDSQYTSPQGYYNFANVTPGQYYLKAALTANDPDYHGYLPTYYDVSLFWGYATALHVNGNNNNINIALVAGNNTGGPGFVSGYISQGAGKVAGADAAPNIPILLLDMNDNPIQYTYSDASGYFEFDDIAYGTYQLYAEVLNKETEPAIITIGPDNESVENVELIIEGQKVITSSDKNVVELRNWNLYPNPVQNNIVIEYALQNAADIELSITDLLGRELIRKRIGENPSGSHRINMDVPGLQPGVFFLNFYADEALLKVSRVFKE